The following are from one region of the Gadus chalcogrammus isolate NIFS_2021 chromosome 19, NIFS_Gcha_1.0, whole genome shotgun sequence genome:
- the fgf23 gene encoding fibroblast growth factor 23 has product MEVTKKSELMDTVLAVLLAVLQGFRLAESVPNPSPLLGSNWGSPRRFVHLQAATELNTFYLEITANGDVRKTTLRSPYTVLILKAETRERVAILGIKSNYYVCLDSEGVPYSSSVCHRDSCLFTHRLLETHRDVYYSWRSGILLDLEGSRQTFTPGRYVPPGALFLSERNTVPLERLTHRDKRTRGAQAQVDTVDPADPHSVFPRTQTEEGSDSRAVPEDDADWDAEPGEGGGVGGNTSRETLPGAPSDDDPWRVHSPGPGSPRFTGTTG; this is encoded by the exons ATGGAGGTCACCAAGAAGTCCGAGCTGATGGACACCGTGCTGGCGGTGCTCCTCGCGGTCCTCCAGGGTTTCCGGCTGGCGGAGTCCGTCCCCAACCCCTCGCCGTTGCTCGGCTCCAACTGGGGCTCCCCGCGGCGGTTCGTGCACCTGCAGGCGGCCACGGAGCTCAACACTTTCTACCTGGAGATCACGGCCAACGGCGACGTGCGCAAGACCACCCTCAGGAGTCCCTACA CTGTGCTGATCCTCAAGGCGGAGACCAGGGAGCGCGTGGCCATCCTGGGCATCAAGAGTAATTACTACGTGTGCCTGGACTCCGAGGGGGTGCCCTACAGCTCG TCCGTCTGCCACCGGGACAGCTGCCTCTTCACCCACCGGCTGTTGGAGACCCACCGGGACGTGTACTACTCGTGGCGCAGTGGGATCCTGCTGGACCTGGAGGGCTCGCGGCAGACCTTCACCCCGGGGCGCTACGTGCCGCCCGGCGCGCTCTTCTTGTCCGAGCGGAACACGGTGCCGCTCGAGCGCCTCACGCACCGCGACAAGCGGACCCGGGGCGCGCAGGCGCAGGTGGACACGGTGGACCCAGCGGACCCGCACAGCGTGTTTCCGCGCACACAGACCGAGGAGGGCTCCGACTCGCGCGCCGTACCGGAGGATGACGCAGACTGGGACGCGGAaccgggagagggagggggggtcggcGGTAACACCTCGAGGGAGACGCTCCCGGGGGCCCCGTCAGACGACGACCCGTGGCGCGTGCACTCCCCAGGCCCAGGGAGCCCCCGATTCACCGGGACGACAGGCTGA
- the tigarb gene encoding fructose-2,6-bisphosphatase TIGAR B, producing the protein MFTFSLTIVRHGETQYNRDKLLQGQGVDTTLSETGLRQAEAVGRYLRDLRFDAVYTSDLQRARQTAEQILRANAGGTRVEPVQEPLLRERGFGVAEGRPKEDLKNMANAAGQSCRDYTPPGGETLDQVRRRFKDFLKVLFQQMMDDHGDASTSGGSPGPPAMPNGGSEERGSGTEGGSGPEGGVHVLAVSHGGFIRVAVKHLLEELGCTPPDGARPAQLTAPCPNTGVSRFLFTLRRAAGAVELTAARCVFTNRKEHLEWLKEC; encoded by the exons ATGTTTACATTTAGCCTGACCATCGTACGACA TGGTGAGACGCAGTACAACAGAGACAAGCTGCTGCAAG GTCAGGGCGTGGACACCACCCTGTCGGAGACAGGGCTGAGGCAGGCGGAGGCGGTGGGCCGGTACCTCAGAGACCTCCGCTTCGACGCCGTGTACACCAGTGACCTGCAGCGAGCCCGCCAG ACGGCTGAGCAGATCCTGAGGGCCAACGCGGGGGGCACCAGGGTGGAGCCGGTCCAGGAGCCTCTGCTCAGGGAGCGG GGCTTCGGGGTCGCTGAGGGCCGACCCAAAGAGGATCTGAAGAACATGGCCAACGCCGCCGGCCAGTCCTGCCGCGATTACACCCCCCCTGGGGGGGAGACCCTAGACCAG GTCCGGCGTCGCTTCAAAGACTTCCTCAAGGTTCTCTTCCAGCAGATGATGGACGACCACGGCGACGCCTCAACCTCTGGGGGGTCCCCGGGACCCCCGGCCATGCCCAACGGCGGCTCGGAGGAGAGGGGGTCCGGGACTGAGGGGGGGTCCGGCCCCGAGGGGGGGGTCCACGTCCTGGCGGTCAGCCACGGAGGCTTCATCCGCGTGGCGGTGAAGCACCTCCTGGAGGAGCTGGGCTGCACGCCGCCGGACGGCGCCCGCCCCGCGCAGCTCACGGCCCCCTGCCCCAACACGGGGGTCAGCCGCTTCCTGTTTACGCTGCGGCGGGCCGCGGGGGCGGTGGAGCTCACTGCAGCACGCTGCGTCTTCACCAACAGGAAGGAGCACCTGGAGTGGCTGAAAGAGTGttag